The following are encoded together in the Bombus fervidus isolate BK054 chromosome 10, iyBomFerv1, whole genome shotgun sequence genome:
- the Pwn gene encoding calcium-binding EGF-like domain-containing protein pawn: MVGHVGSKILVILSIQILLGVSAIRNDPTSSRSSQDDIILSASAYTGPERTSSVFHRDGSPTFQRTVPAFQLESSKSVDNYDKDDIRFEVRNTRHEESIDELTSSKHVDHIDGNNIEVRPGEYYHISPTTSESMSGEGLGAPQESKLLSEPHQLTGVSNQQAQYLQAIDQQRRARQEIPRIYSDHAPPPILQTASPGYRQANPDIQDIITGIVKLLNGNVNVAANTVRPLRPIQATRINNRGPPRISDVPPLPPDFDTPGMNPPPPPDHPYPFEKPPAPDRPLINQLPPERPIRPFVNGVPLPEQIVPQGNRPWTWNRPGGNRRPIPPYKPLPPSTNSTLNREKEQDDKTSDKPHMDLKPELSSLEESSTKQAETDQTEASTNALEHITKGQEENSKQKVKTESKSTERPVSKNTTRNTEPEHSAKKETKYQVPSKANTTSTIQSSDKTSFTKHVDSPKPVIPLDVPIKPTKVSKINDSQGSSSITNNEKPNNKPNISKTSTKSYSTSTLNIETISSVQVIEPTPTKPVVQSTPVPTNNDSSNTASVSSTVALEPSKMSESESTIASSVPTPTENLPSSFTKTPPAIEKSVVHSASNTFSKSSAPTDRYAYRPRPGIVLDDTLDYTGTQGLATQRPYAPPRHPPLGDIFDVTVSAIQGPGGGGSGEGVRVPVNGGNADVILTSAIEGQGFVSIDGKRTYLNLFESSDRTSTHAQTQPQPTRTQPPPIVGTGFAVAQPDPPTATPRPSAPIRRPTFHRRPTQPPVRIDTCIVGDTSTCDISQHEACATVQGVSACHCKPGYARLQHSLPCKKIISIVVSIRVDKIYDRKVVWDRGFTDRDSEPYQTLAYEANRAIESAMSMTPFSDEYMGSFINGVYQGDVSQGQGGVFVNATLKLTYEPRTIRPSLAGELQRHLLGVIHRRSNNIGNSALYVDSPPGSISNLQDLDECASSELNDCHSSAICTNNWGGFTCACNPGLKDPHKDDPNESGRTCISCASTYCNNRGSCSYQGDHMQCTCSGNYYGTQCEVDGEVLGVAIGASVAALIIIVLTLVCLIMWSRRWSREQKSVGSPVYGYIQGGIPGTLPGTLARVGSVGTLASVKQGPPTNLPPYMWAHFGDHMATANVYATEPMGPTRPSSAVFGYPPLNIHGTLPPVPLPRLQAPTRPRQRHQPDPDSSDSEPQDKDRADLIPQNSGFHVPRPKSRSSLANQSGIYNDVEYDQGDVHHLSKNNIPMSTYRPYYRT, translated from the exons GTGTCTCGGCTATCCGGAACGATCCAACGTCGTCTCGTTCCTCCCAAGACGACATAATTCTCAGTGCCAGTGCCTACACGGGACCAGAAAGAACCTCAAGTGTATTCCATCGTGATGGATCGCCGACTTTCCAAAGAACTGTTCCAGCATTTCAACTGGAAAGCTCAAAGAGCGTCGATAACTACGATAAAGACGATATAAGATTCGAGGTCAGAAATACTAGGCACGAGGAATCCATCGATGAACTGACTTCTTCAAAACACGTGGACCATATCGATGGAAACAACATCGAAGTTAGACCCGGTGAATATTACCA CATATCTCCAACGACCAGTGAATCCATGTCGGGGGAAGGACTAGGGGCTCCGCAGGAATCAAAACTCTTGTCGGAGCCCCATCAACTGACCGGAGTGTCAAACCAACAGGCACAGTACTTACAGGCAATAGATCAACAAAGACGAGCTCGCCAAGAGATTCCGAGGATTTATAGCGATCACGCTCCACCACCTATTCTGCAGACTGCCTCTCCTGGTTATCGGCAAGCAAATCCTGATATACAGGACATTATCACGGGTATTGTCAAATTGTTGAATGGGAACGTGAACGTTGCTGCCAACACGGTGAGACCTTTGAGGCCGATTCAGGCTACCAG AATTAATAACAGAGGACCACCGAGAATTTCCGATGTTCCACCATTACCACCTGATTTTGACACACCTGGAATGAACCCACCCCCGCCGCCTGACCATCCTTATCCTTTCGAAAAACCACCAGCACCTGACAGACCACTGATTAATCAACTACCACCTGAACGTCCAATTAGACCTTTCGTAAATGGAGTTCCATTACCAGAACAGATTGTTCCCCAAGGAAATCGCCCATGGACCTGGaatcgtcctg GTGGAAATAGACGACCAATTCCTCCCTACAAACCGCTACCACCATCGACGAATTCCACTTTGAATCGGGAGAAGGAACAGGACGACAAGACCTCGGATAAGCCGCATATGGACCTGAAACCTGAACTTTCATCGCTGGAGGAATCCTCCACGAAACAGGCAGAAACAGATCAGACCGAAGCTTCTACGAACGCTTTAGAGCATATAACAAAGGGTCAAGAGGAGAACAGTAAACAAAAAGTTAAAACGGAATCGAAGAGCACGGAAAGACCAGTCTCTAAGAACACGACGAGAAATACCGAACCTGAACACTCCGCcaaaaaagaaactaaataTCAAGTTCCATCTAAAGCAAATACGACATCTACGATTCAGTCGAGTGACAAAACGAGTTTCACGAAGCACGTAGATTCTCCAAAACCCGTGATACCACTGGATGTTCCAATTAAACCTACGAAGGTTTCGAAGATCAACGACTCTCAAGGATCTAGTTCAATTACGAACAACGAGAAGCCTAACAATAAACCGAATATTTCCAAAACATCGACGAAATCTTATTCTACGTCAACGTTGAATATCGAAACGATCTCGTCGGTTCAGGTAATCGAACCAACACCCACGAAGCCGGTCGTTCAATCGACTCCAGTTCCCACGAATAATGATTCGAGTAATACCGCAAGTGTATCGAGTACAGTGGCTTTGGAACCGAGCAAGATGTCTGAATCAGAAAGCACAATCGCTTCGAGCGTTCCAACTCCGACTGAGAATTTACCTTCGTCTTTCACCAAGACCCCGCCGGCCATTGAGAAAAGCGTAGTTCATTCGGCCTCGAATACGTTCTCGAAGAGTTCAG CCCCTACGGATCGCTACGCTTACAGACCCAGACCAGGGATCGTCCTCGACGATACCTTGGATTACACAGGAACTCAAGGGCTGGCTACTCAACGACCTTACGCACCACCAAGACATCCACCTCTCGGTGATATTTTTGATGTCACGGTCTCGGCTATTCAAGGTCCAGGTGGTGGAGGTTCGG GAGAGGGTGTTAGAGTACCGGTAAATGGAGGAAACGCGGACGTGATCCTAACTTCCGCGATAGAGGGCCAAGGATTCGTTAGCATCGACGGGAAGAGAACGTACTTAAATCTATTTGAAAGTTCTGATCGAACCTCGACACACGCGCAGACGCAACCTCAGCCCACTAGAACTCAACCACCCCCCATTGTTGGCACAGG ATTCGCAGTTGCACAGCCGGATCCACCGACAGCAACTCCACGACCCAGCGCACCTATTCGAAGGCCGACGTTTCATAGAAGACCAACTCAGCCTCCGGTTAGAATTGACACTTGTATCGTAGGTGACACGAGCACTTGTGACATCAGTCAGCACGAGGCCTGTGCCACTGTTCAAGGAGTATCTGCGTGCCACTGTAAGCCAGGATATGCGAGGTTGCAGCATTCTTTACCATGCAAAA AAATTATAAGTATCGTGGTATCGATCAGAGTGGATAAGATTTACGATAGAAAAGTGGTGTGGGATCGAGGATTTACCGATAGAGATTCTGAGCCCTATCAAACATTGGCCTACGAAGCAAATCGAGCT ATCGAATCTGCTATGTCGATGACGCCATTTTCGGACGAGTATATGGGCTCCTTCATAAATGGAGTATATCAAGGGGATGTGAGCCAGGGGCAAGGGGGTGTCTTTGTGAACGCAACCTTGAAACTCACTTATGAGCCAAGAACAATTAGACCAAGCTTAGCAGGGGAGCTACAGAGACATCTGCTCGGTGTTATTCACAGAAGAAGCAATAATATAGGGAACAGCGCCCTTTATGTCGACAGCCCACCTGGATCTATATCAAATTTACAAG ACTTGGACGAGTGTGCGTCGTCAGAGTTGAACGATTGTCATTCTTCGGCGATTTGTACGAATAATTGGGGTGGGTTTACTTGCGCTTGTAATCCTGGATTGAAAGATCCTCATAAAGACGATCCTAATGAATCCGGTAGAACATGTATTTCGTGTGCTTCGACTTATTGCAACAATCGTGGGTCGTGCTCTTACCAGGGTGACCACATGCAATGCAC GTGTTCTGGTAATTACTATGGTACCCAATGTGAAGTCGATGGAGAGGTTTTGGGAGTAGCGATAGGAGCGTCTGTAGCAGCTTTAATAATCATAGTCCTGACTTTAGTATGTCTGATCATGTGGAG TCGAAGGTGGTCGCGTGAACAGAAATCGGTCGGCTCACCAGTCTACGGTTACATTCAGGGTGGAATACCTGGTACCCTACCAGGAACTTTAGCAAGGGTCGGTTCAGTAGGTACTCTTGCTTCCGTGAAACAAGGGCCACCGACCAACTTGCCACCCTACATGTGGGCACACTTTGGCGACCACATGGCAACTGCCAATGTATACGCT ACGGAACCTATGGGTCCAACTCGACCAAGTTCCGCTGTGTTCGGTTATCCACCTCTCAATATCCATGGAACATTGCCACCAGTACCATTGCCACGACTCCAAGCTCCGACAAGACCACGACAAAGACATCAGCCAGATCCAGACAGCTCGGATTCCGAGCCGCAAGATAAGGACAGGGCTGATCTGATTCCGCAGAATAGTGGTTTTCATGTTCCCAGGCCAAAGTCCAGGTCATCGTTGGCG AATCAAAGCGGAATCTACAACGACGTGGAATACGACCAAGGTGATGTTCACCATTTATCGAAAAACAATATCCCGATGTCTACTTACAGGCCGTACTATCGAACGTGA
- the LOC139991551 gene encoding protein N-terminal glutamine amidohydrolase yields the protein MAEEIDILKFVRLSRKAYPPVKSSKHAVGFDLKSAYECIVPAHGKVLVKTDLQIKLPESTYGRIASRSGLAWNHHLDVGAGVIDPDYREENVWKLCQDVATRHGSELQHCYVAFVSNSWRSVPLWRQRAGKDEDKLVVWDFHVILIYAPDERAVVYDLDSALPFPTHFWKYAMETFRSDEVLQPEHHRRFRVIPANVYLREFASDRHHMKREDGTWIKTPPDYPPISTSTCKDNLDSFINMDPGTGFGVVLTLDQLFDRFHRPNAIPTAPRTPHPQPTPT from the exons ATGGCAGaggaaattgatattttaaaattcgtaaGATTGTCTAGGAAAGCGTATCCACCAGTAAAGTCATCAAAACATGCTGTTGGGTTTGATTTAAAAag tgCCTATGAATGCATTGTGCCTGCACATGGTAAGGTACTCGTTAAAACAGACTTGCAAATTAAACTTCCTGAATCCACGTACGGAAGAATAGCATCACGTTCGGGATTGGCATGGAATCATCACCTTGATGTAGGCGCTGGTGTTATTGATCCCGATTATCG CGAGGAAAATGTATGGAAGCTCTGTCAAGATGTAGCGACCAGACACGGATCGGAATTACAGCATTGCTATGTTGCTTTCGTGAGCAACTCCTGGCGTAGCGTACCTCTTTGGCGACAACGTGCAGGAAAGGACGAGGATAAGCTCGTAGTTTGG GACTTCCACGTAATCCTTATCTACGCACCCGACGAAAGGGCGGTTGTTTACGATTTAGATAGCGCGTTGCCGTTTCCGACGCATTTCTGGAAATACGCGATGGAAACGTTTAGATCGGACGAGGTTCTACAGCCGGAGCATCATAGAAGATTCAGAGTGATCCCAGCCAATGTATACTTGCGAGAATTTGCATCCGATCGACATCATATGAAACGCGAGGATGGAACATGGATCAAGACGCCACCGGATTATCCGCCAATTTCAACATCAA CGTGCAAGGACAACTTGGATTCCTTTATTAACATGGATCCAGGGACCGGGTTCGGGGTTGTATTGACTTTAGACCAATTATTCGACCGATTTCATAGGCCGAATGCGATCCCAACGGCTCCTCGTACACCTCATCCGCAACCTACACCGACTTAA
- the LOC139991542 gene encoding isochorismatase domain-containing protein 2 — MATNAAKAVLKQGKSVLLICDVQEKFAKAMFEFDKITQNSVKLINALKLLNVPIIVSEQNPKALGKTISQFDISGAKGPFEKTQFSMCIPEINKELSTICAGQKPDSVILIGLETHVCIENTAIDLRQDGYEVHTVADCCTSRTQEDRLLALERMREIGCHISTSENVIFKLLADAKHKKFKDIQSLVRTPTQYTNLVPLAKI; from the exons ATGGCAACAAACGCTGCAAAAGCTGTTTTAAAACAGGGTAAAAGTGTTCtgttaatatgtgacgttcaAGAGAAATTCGCTAAGGCTATGTTCGAATTTGATAAAATCACACAAAACTCGGTGAAATTG ATAAATGCATTGAAGCTTCTAAACGTTCCTATAATCGTTTCTGAGCAAAATCCAAAGGCTCTAGGTAAAACCATTTCCCAATTTGATATTTCTGGTGCCAAAGGGCCATTTGAAAAGACTCAATTTAGCATGTGTATTCCTGAA ataAACAAGGAACTTTCTACAATTTGTGCTGGTCAAAAACCAGATTCAGTTATTCTCATTGGTCTTGAAACCCATGTGTGCATAGAGAATACAGCAATCGACTTAAGACAAGATGGATATGAAGTGCACACTGTTGCAGACTGCTGTACTTCTCGTACTCAAGAAGATAGATTATTGGCCTTAGag AGGATGAGAGAAATAGGGTGCCATATATCTACTtcagaaaatgttattttcaaGTTACTAGCTGATGCAAAACACAAGAAattcaaagatattcaaagTTTGGTAAGAACACCAACGCAATATACTAATCTAGTGCCTCTTGCAAAGATATAA
- the LOC139991548 gene encoding uncharacterized protein isoform X1, whose product MWMILASGLLAVALANSDNAASVAPEAGSDAAILPPEVGSGFEEKLPTTEQLLGMLDSMTGLTDEEKSKLREDLLKTIQESDDFPQLDSQPMPGNDFTMQTMVLLSLLSVVALIFVFFVYKLFKCLSERESKREEKRKNKQMKKKK is encoded by the exons ATGTGGATGATACTCGCAAGTGGCCTTTTGGCTGTTGCACTAGCAAATTCGGACAATGCAGCGAGTGTTGCACCGGAAGCAGGTTCCGACGCAGCCATACTTCCTCCGGAAGTGGGCTCTGGCTTCGAAGAAAAACTCCCAACAACGGAGCAACTCCTGGGGATGCTCGATTCGATGACCGGCTTGACAGATGAGGAGAAGTCGAAACTCAGGGAGGATTTGTTAAAAACTATCCAAGAAAGCGATGATTTTCCACAACTTGACAGTCAACCGATGCCTGGCAATGATTTCACTATGCAAACTATGGTCCTTTTATCTTTGTTGAGTGTAGTTGCTCTCATTTttg TGTTCTTTGTCTACAAATTATTCAAGTGCTTGTCGGAGAGGGAGTCGAAGCGGgaggagaaaaggaaaaataagcagatgaagaaaaaaaagtaa
- the LOC139991548 gene encoding uncharacterized protein isoform X2 produces MNKVLDSLREKGILTDDIQDKFSNLLPDHAKEKLSSIFHRYQDLDSEGKQQFMAEVVEMFRKKLQSSSSLYSLYYTLFYSQPYTIFIFAVLFIAFILVFFVYKLFKCLSERESKREEKRKNKQMKKKK; encoded by the exons atgaataaagtCTTGGATTCGTTACGAGAGAAGGGTATATTGACCGACGATATACaggataaattttcaaatcttcTCCCAGACCATGCCAAGGAAAAGTTGTCCAGTATATTTCATCGATATCAAGATTTGGACAGTGAAGGAAAGCAACAATTTATGGCTGAAGTAGTCGAAATGTTTAGAAAAAAACTGCAAAGTAGTTCGAGCTTATATTCACTGTATTATACATTGTTTTATTCTCAGCCGTacactatttttatttttgctgtGCTATTTATAGCTTTCATTCTTG TGTTCTTTGTCTACAAATTATTCAAGTGCTTGTCGGAGAGGGAGTCGAAGCGGgaggagaaaaggaaaaataagcagatgaagaaaaaaaagtaa